The following proteins are co-located in the Dyadobacter chenwenxiniae genome:
- a CDS encoding GNAT family N-acetyltransferase, translated as MILTPNLRIVPCDDTLFDAIRMGNNALARVMGVNVPKKWTEFRDTFTPSYHRWKAHPPLRDWWVYLIIHIPDNMLIGSCGYKGEPDASGMVEIGYEITSSHRSKGLGAETAKGLTVHAFAQPGVHKIVAHTLREENASVKILEKIGFKQIEDVNDPDEGPLWRWELARK; from the coding sequence ATGATTCTAACCCCCAATTTAAGGATTGTGCCCTGCGACGATACGCTTTTCGATGCCATTCGCATGGGTAATAATGCATTAGCACGCGTAATGGGTGTTAATGTTCCCAAGAAGTGGACCGAGTTTCGGGACACCTTTACTCCTTCTTACCATCGCTGGAAGGCCCACCCTCCTTTGCGTGACTGGTGGGTTTATTTGATTATACACATTCCCGACAACATGCTGATCGGCTCTTGCGGCTACAAGGGCGAACCGGATGCCAGTGGAATGGTTGAGATTGGTTATGAAATCACGTCTTCCCACAGATCCAAAGGTTTGGGTGCAGAAACGGCCAAAGGGTTAACCGTGCATGCATTCGCACAGCCGGGTGTCCACAAAATAGTTGCGCATACTCTCAGAGAGGAAAATGCTTCTGTAAAAATCCTTGAAAAAATAGGTTTTAAGCAAATAGAGGATGTAAACGATCCCGATGAAGGGCCCCTTTGGCGATGGGAACTGGCACGGAAATAA